From a single Solanum dulcamara chromosome 4, daSolDulc1.2, whole genome shotgun sequence genomic region:
- the LOC129887056 gene encoding protein PELPK1-like, with the protein MAAFNKCSIRLLIIALLSISSITTSHAARSLLQFPNLPTIPSLPQPTLPQLPAIPNLPTAATLPPLPSVASLPTLPTASPLPTLPSVPKMTLPPLPANIPLPNMPSFPNIPTLSPPPSN; encoded by the coding sequence ATGGCTGCTTTCAACAAATGCTCAATCCGCTTATTGATCATAGCATTATTGTCCATATCAAGCATCACCACAAGTCATGCTGCTCGTAGCCTGCTGCAATTTCCCAACTTGCCTACAATCCCCTCATTGCCTCAGCCGACACTGCCACAATTGCCCGCTATTCCAAACTTGCCAACAGCAGCCACATTGCCACCATTGCCAAGTGTTGCATCTTTGCCAACACTTCCAACAGCTTCTCCATTGCCTACATTGCCCTCTGTTCCGAAGATGACTCTGCCTCCATTGCCCGCAAATATTCCTCTGCCCAACATGCCATCATTTCCAAACATTCCTACACTCTCACCTCCTCCATCCAACTGA
- the LOC129887054 gene encoding 40S ribosomal protein S16-like — MQKQEAAAPTVESVQCFGRKKTAVAVTHCKRGRGLIKINGVPIELVQPEILRYKAFEPILLLGRHRFAGVDMRIRVKGGGHTSQIYAIRQSIAKALVAFYQKFVDEQQKKEIKDILIRYDRTLLVADPRRCEPKKFGGRGARSRFQKSYR; from the coding sequence ATGCAGAAGCAAGAAGCAGCCGCACCTACGGTGGAATCCGTCCAATGCTTCGGGAGGAAGAAGACAGCAGTGGCGGTCACCCACTGCAAACGTGGACGTGGTTTGATCAAGATCAACGGTGTCCCAATCGAGCTTGTCCAGCCGGAGATCCTCCGGTACAAGGCATTTGAACCAATCCTTCTTTTAGGACGTCACCGCTTCGCCGGAGTCGATATGCGCATCCGTGTGAAGGGAGGTGGTCACACTTCTCAGATCTACGCTATCCGTCAGTCGATTGCCAAAGCTCTTGTTGCGTTTTACCAGAAGTTTGTGGATGAGCAGCAGAAGAAGGAGATTAAGGATATTCTCATTCGCTATGATAGGACTCTCCTTGTTGCTGATCCTAGGCGCTGTGAGCCAAAGAAATTTGGTGGTCGTGGTGCTCGTTCTAGGTTCCAGAAATCCTACCGTTGA
- the LOC129887055 gene encoding protein PELPK2-like produces the protein MATSNNCSILLLMIALLSMSSITTSHAARGLLQLPNLPTFPSLPQPTVPKPPSIPNLPTAATLPPLPSVASLPTVPTTNTPLPSLPTLPSVPKMTLPPMPASIPLPNMPSLPSIPTIPNIIPTISPPPSN, from the coding sequence ATGGCCACTTCCAACAACTGCTCAATCCTCTTATTGATGATAGCATTATTGTCCATGTCAAGCATCACCACAAGTCATGCTGCTCGTGGCCTACTGCAACTTCCTAACTTGCCTACATTCCCCTCATTGCCTCAACCAACAGTTCCAAAACCACCCAGTATTCCAAACTTGCCAACAGCAGCCACATTGCCACCATTGCCAAGTGTTGCATCATTGCCAACAGTTCCAACAACTAATACACCTTTACCTTCTTTGCCTACATTGCCCTCTGTTCCAAAGATGACTCTACCACCAATGCCTGCCAGCATTCCTCTGCCCAACATGCCATCACTTCCAAGCATTCCCACAATTCCAAATATTATTCCTACAATATCACCTCCTCCATCTAACTAA